The following coding sequences lie in one Komagataeibacter sucrofermentans DSM 15973 genomic window:
- a CDS encoding SMI1/KNR4 family protein: MIKLICEAGKISDKEIVQYEEELGFLFSDAYKDFLKNHNGSELPNNYIDIPPGQGACVSKILPVEEIESCIKIINDDVVTYNYFPFAADDCGNYFLMDKGGHCIYFYDHEYMGKEAITKITGSLDCFLQDIKPVSLNDLPMPQGRVLYMNEEILNKFRSAGGQKK, translated from the coding sequence ATGATAAAATTGATTTGTGAAGCAGGAAAAATATCAGACAAAGAAATTGTTCAGTATGAAGAAGAGTTGGGTTTTTTATTTTCTGATGCGTATAAAGATTTCCTGAAAAATCATAATGGATCTGAACTTCCCAATAATTATATAGACATTCCTCCCGGCCAGGGGGCATGTGTTTCCAAAATATTGCCTGTTGAAGAAATAGAATCATGCATTAAAATTATAAATGATGATGTTGTGACCTATAATTATTTTCCATTTGCCGCAGATGATTGTGGAAACTACTTTCTTATGGATAAAGGTGGGCACTGTATATATTTTTACGATCATGAATATATGGGAAAAGAAGCCATAACAAAAATTACTGGCTCTCTTGATTGTTTTTTACAAGATATAAAACCGGTTTCTTTAAATGATCTGCCGATGCCACAAGGCAGGGTTCTTTACATGAATGAAGAGATTCTGAATAAATTCAGGAGTGCCGGCGGGCAGAAAAAATGA